CCGCCAACGTCGGCTACGAAGGCGAACTCTGGCAGATGGCCGACGCGCTCCGCGGCAGCATGGATGCCGCCGAATACAAGCACGTCGTTCTCGGTCTGATCTTCCTCAAGTACATCTCCGATGCCTTCGAGGAGTTGCACGCCGGCCTCGTATCTGAGAAGGCCCAAGGCGCTGACCCCGAAGACCCGGACGAGTACCGCGGCGCCGCCCATCCTGTGTTCTGGGTGCCGCCCGAAGCGCGCTGGCCGCACCTCAAGGCGCAGGCCCGGCAACCCACTGTCGGCCAGCTCGTGGACGACGCGATGGCCGGCATCGAGCGCGACAATCCGGCGCTCAAGGGCGTGCTGCCGAAGGACTACGCCCGCCCGGCGCTCGACAAGCAGCGGCTGGGCCAGCTCATCGACCTCGTCAGCAACATCCGGATCGGCGACGCCGAGAGCCGCGCGAAGGACGTGCTCGGCCGCGTGTACGAATATTTCCTCTCACAGTTCGCCAGCGCCGAGGGCAAGAAAGGCGGCGAGTTCTACACACCGCGCTGCGTGGTGAAGCTGCTGGTCGAGATGCTCGAGCCGTACAAGGGCCGGGTGTACGACCCCTGCTGCGGCTCCTCGGGGATGTTCGTGCAGTCGGTCGAGTTCATCCGCGCACACGCCGGGGGCAACGGCAACGGCGGCAAGGCGAAGGGCGACATCAGCATCTACGGACAGGAATCGAACTACACCACTTGGCGGCTGGCCAAGATGAACCTCGCCATCCGCGGTATCGACGGGCAGATCGGCCAAGGCGACACGTTCCACAACGACCGCCACCCTGATCTCAAGGCCGACTTCATCCTCGCCAACCCGCCGTTCAATATTTCCGACTGGGGCGGTGAGCGGCTGCGCGACGACAAGCGCTGGCAGTACGGCGTGCCGCCCGCGGGCAACGCCAACTTTGCCTGGGTACAGCATATGGTGCACCACCTGGCACCCGCAGGCGTCGCTGGTTTCGTACTCGCCAACGGCTCGATGTCGTCCAACCAGTCGGGCGAGGGCGAGATCCGCAAGAACCTGATCGAGGCAGACCTCGTGGATTGCATGATCGCGCTGCCAGGCCAGCTCTTCTACTCGACGCAGATCCCCGCGTGCCTGTGGTTCCTCGCGCGCAATCGCAAGAACGGCAAATTCCGCGATCGGCGCGGCCACGTGCTCTTTATCGACGCGCGCAAACTCGGCCGCATGGCGGACCGCACGCACAAGGATCTGACCGACGAAGACGTCGCGCGGATCGCCGGCACCTACCACGCCTGGCGTGGTGAGAAGAACGCGGGCGAGTACACCGATGTCGCAGGCTTCTGCAAGAGCGCGCCGCTGGAGGAAGTGCGCAAGCACGGCCACGTGCTCACCCCCGGGCGCTACGTCGGGGCCTTGCCCCAAGAGGACGACGGCGAGCCGTTTGAGGAGAAGATGCAGCGGCTCAGCGCGACGTTGCGCGAGCAGCAGGCCGAAGCCGCGAAGTTGGACGCCGCCATTACCGCCAACCTTAAGGAGCTTGGGTATGGCGGATAAGAAGAAGACCATAAAGGGCTCGGCCATGCCTGATAGCAAATCCATCATCCCCGGGGACTACGCGGACTGGCTGGCCAACCTGAAGTCCCGCATCTCCGGTGCCCGGCAGCGGGCCACGCTTGCTGTCAATCAGGAGTTGGTGCGGCTCTATCACCAAATCGGCACCGAGATTCTGGAGCGGCAGACCCGTCAGGGCTGGGGAGCCAAAGTGATCGACCGCCTGGCCGCCGATCTCCGCGAAGCCTTCCCGGAGATGAAGGGCTTCTCCAGCCGCAACCTCAAGTACATGAAGTTCTTCGCCCAGATGTGTCCCGCTGGCCTAATTGGGCAGCAGCCTGCTGCCCAATTGCCCTGGTTCCATATCGTCACGCTCCTCACCAAGGTTTCTGCGGACACCGAGCGCGAATGGTATGCGGCCCAAGTCATCCAGCATGGCTGGTCGCGGCCCACGTTGGATGTTCACATTAAGAACCAGCTCCACCTGCGCCAGGGCGTCGCTATCACCAACTTCGATCGCCACCTCCCCACGCCGCACGCCCAGCTCGCCATCGAAGCCTTGAAGGACCCCTACCTCTTTGACTTCCTCGGCCTCGGCGACGAAGCCCATGAGCGCGACATCGAAAACGCTCTCATTCGGCATATCACCCGGTTTCTCCTGGAACTCGGGGCAGGTTTCGCTTTTGTCGGGCGGCAATTTCGGCTGGAAGTGGATGGCGACGAGTTTTTCGTCGACCTGCTTTTCTATCACACCCGCCTGAAATGTTATGTGGTGGTGGAACTCAAGGGAGTGGCCTTCAAGCCCGAACACGCCGGCCAACTGAACTTCTATCTCGCTGCAGTGGATGCCCAGATCAAGGCTCCGGACGACAAGCCCACCATCGGCCTCTTGCTCTGCAAGACCAAGAACCGCCTCGTCGCCGAGTACGCCCTCTCCGGGATCAGCAAGCCTATCGGCGTGGCGGAATACCAACTCGTGCGTGCACTGCCCGAACCGCTGGATACCAATCTGCCCAGCATTGAAGAGATCGAGGCGGAGCTCAGCCGTGGGGAGGATGAGCGATGAGGTGGCTCACCACGACGCTGCGAGAGCAGCAGGGCGAGGCCGCGAAGCTGGATGCTGCTATCACCGCCAACCTGGAGGAGTTTGGGTATGGCGGGTGAAGCGTTGGCATCCGTCGGAACGAAGAGCTGGCTGTATCACCCAGTGTTTCCCGATCACTGGGAGCGCCGGGCGCTCCACTCACTGGCCCAGTGGGTGAATGGTCTCGCTTTCCGCGACATCCAGTTCAGCCCAACTGGCAAGCCGGTCATCAAAATTGCCGAGATCAAGGGGGGAATCTCCGGTCAAACGAAGTTCACCGAGCAAGTCTTTGACGAGTCGGTTCATGTGAGAGCAGGGGATCTCCTGTTCTCATGGTCCGGGCAGCCCGAGACGTCGATCGACGTTTTCTGGTGGCGAGGCACGAATGGGTGGCTGAATCAGCATTCCTTCCGAGTGACTCCAGTCGAAGCCGTCGATCGGACATTCTTCTTCTACCTGTTGCGGTATCTGAAGCCCAGCTTCGTCGGCATAGCGCGCAACAAGCAAACGACAGGATTGGGGCACGTCACGAAGCGTGATCTCGAGAACATCGAAGCGGCCTATCCTTCTCTTCCCGAACAACGCGCCATCGCCCACATCCTCGGCACGCTGGACGACAAGATCGAGCTGAACCGGCGGATGAACGAGACGCTGGAGGCGATGGCGCGGGCGCTGTTCAAGTCGTGGTTCGTGGACTTCGACCCCGTCCGCGCGAAGGCCGAAGGCCGCGATCCCGGCCTGCCCAAGCCCATCGCCGACCTGTTCCCGGATTCCTTCGAGGACTCGGAGCTGGGGGAGATTCCGAAGGGGTGGGCGGTTGAGCTACTGTCTGAAATCACATCGGTAATAACTAAAGGAACCACGCCCACGCATTCGGATACTGCAACCGCTGATGAAGCCGATCTCGGGATCAACTATGTTCGCGTCAATGCTATCGATGAAGATGGAGCTGTTCTTTTCGACAAGCTGACCACGATTCCGGAGTCAGTTCACCTTGGTGTGTTGAAGCGCTCCGTGCTCCATGTCAGTGACGTGCTCTATACCATCGCTGGAACGATCGGTCGGATCGCCATAGTCGACGAGTCCTTGTTGCCCGCAAACACTAACCAAGCAATCGCGATTGTTCGGCCCAAACAAGCGATCCCTGCCACCTTCTTGGTGATGATGATGCGGGAAGCGGCGTTTCGCGAGGAACTACACAGCAACATCGTTCAGGCTGTCCAGGCGAATTTGAGCTTGGCGGTGCTTTCGAGAGCGCGAATCGTGGCTGCACCGCAGGACACGCTGCCGCAATTGTTCATGCCAACTGCCGACCTTATGAAACGAGTGACCTCAATACGCGCTGAATCCCGCACCCTCGCGGCCTTGCGCGACACGTTGCTGCCAAAGCTCATCTCCGGCGAGCTCCGTCTTCAGGATGTGAGCGCATGAGAATTCAACGCCTGCGTCTTAAAGGCTTTAAGCGATTCGACGACCTCACCATCGACCTCGGGGAACACCCGGCACGCATTGTCGCGCTCGTGGG
This window of the Gemmatimonadaceae bacterium genome carries:
- a CDS encoding restriction endonuclease subunit S: MAGEALASVGTKSWLYHPVFPDHWERRALHSLAQWVNGLAFRDIQFSPTGKPVIKIAEIKGGISGQTKFTEQVFDESVHVRAGDLLFSWSGQPETSIDVFWWRGTNGWLNQHSFRVTPVEAVDRTFFFYLLRYLKPSFVGIARNKQTTGLGHVTKRDLENIEAAYPSLPEQRAIAHILGTLDDKIELNRRMNETLEAMARALFKSWFVDFDPVRAKAEGRDPGLPKPIADLFPDSFEDSELGEIPKGWAVELLSEITSVITKGTTPTHSDTATADEADLGINYVRVNAIDEDGAVLFDKLTTIPESVHLGVLKRSVLHVSDVLYTIAGTIGRIAIVDESLLPANTNQAIAIVRPKQAIPATFLVMMMREAAFREELHSNIVQAVQANLSLAVLSRARIVAAPQDTLPQLFMPTADLMKRVTSIRAESRTLAALRDTLLPKLISGELRLQDVSA
- a CDS encoding PDDEXK nuclease domain-containing protein; this translates as MADKKKTIKGSAMPDSKSIIPGDYADWLANLKSRISGARQRATLAVNQELVRLYHQIGTEILERQTRQGWGAKVIDRLAADLREAFPEMKGFSSRNLKYMKFFAQMCPAGLIGQQPAAQLPWFHIVTLLTKVSADTEREWYAAQVIQHGWSRPTLDVHIKNQLHLRQGVAITNFDRHLPTPHAQLAIEALKDPYLFDFLGLGDEAHERDIENALIRHITRFLLELGAGFAFVGRQFRLEVDGDEFFVDLLFYHTRLKCYVVVELKGVAFKPEHAGQLNFYLAAVDAQIKAPDDKPTIGLLLCKTKNRLVAEYALSGISKPIGVAEYQLVRALPEPLDTNLPSIEEIEAELSRGEDER
- a CDS encoding class I SAM-dependent DNA methyltransferase translates to MKKKPASVNATSANVGYEGELWQMADALRGSMDAAEYKHVVLGLIFLKYISDAFEELHAGLVSEKAQGADPEDPDEYRGAAHPVFWVPPEARWPHLKAQARQPTVGQLVDDAMAGIERDNPALKGVLPKDYARPALDKQRLGQLIDLVSNIRIGDAESRAKDVLGRVYEYFLSQFASAEGKKGGEFYTPRCVVKLLVEMLEPYKGRVYDPCCGSSGMFVQSVEFIRAHAGGNGNGGKAKGDISIYGQESNYTTWRLAKMNLAIRGIDGQIGQGDTFHNDRHPDLKADFILANPPFNISDWGGERLRDDKRWQYGVPPAGNANFAWVQHMVHHLAPAGVAGFVLANGSMSSNQSGEGEIRKNLIEADLVDCMIALPGQLFYSTQIPACLWFLARNRKNGKFRDRRGHVLFIDARKLGRMADRTHKDLTDEDVARIAGTYHAWRGEKNAGEYTDVAGFCKSAPLEEVRKHGHVLTPGRYVGALPQEDDGEPFEEKMQRLSATLREQQAEAAKLDAAITANLKELGYGG